A single region of the Helicobacter colisuis genome encodes:
- the fabD gene encoding ACP S-malonyltransferase, translating to MNKAVIFPGQGCQSIGMGKSLFENSQEVRELFEKASDLLKEDMQKLCFEENDKLNLTRYTQPAILLVSYSVFHLIKPKINGKINLALGHSLGEFSALCASGALSFEEAIKLVSQRGNLMEESCKKQQAGMMVVLGLEDSTLEELCDKKRNVGLKVWCANYNGDGQMVLAGSKEDLLELEVELKGLGAKRALMLPMSVASHCPILENMCKEFEMLLEKTLQESFAFSIVSNVTARPYNTKNQALDLLSKQLISPVLYKQSIRENDSAVDLFIECGGNVLKGLNKRLTQKETLSLQTYDEIQNFLQKD from the coding sequence ATGAATAAAGCTGTTATCTTCCCTGGACAAGGTTGTCAAAGCATCGGAATGGGAAAAAGCCTTTTTGAAAATAGCCAAGAAGTAAGGGAGCTTTTTGAAAAAGCAAGCGACCTTTTAAAAGAGGATATGCAAAAACTTTGCTTTGAAGAAAACGATAAACTTAATCTTACCCGCTACACACAACCTGCTATTTTGCTTGTAAGCTATAGCGTTTTCCATCTTATTAAACCCAAAATAAATGGAAAAATCAACCTAGCATTAGGACATTCTTTAGGCGAATTTAGCGCACTTTGCGCAAGTGGTGCCCTAAGCTTTGAAGAAGCTATAAAGCTGGTAAGCCAACGCGGAAACCTTATGGAAGAATCTTGCAAAAAGCAACAAGCAGGAATGATGGTAGTGCTAGGCTTGGAAGATTCTACGCTTGAAGAGCTTTGCGATAAAAAACGCAATGTAGGCTTAAAAGTCTGGTGTGCTAATTATAATGGTGATGGGCAAATGGTTTTAGCAGGTAGCAAAGAAGACTTGTTAGAGCTTGAAGTAGAACTAAAAGGGCTTGGCGCTAAAAGAGCCTTAATGTTACCAATGTCTGTTGCTAGCCATTGCCCTATTTTGGAAAATATGTGCAAAGAATTTGAAATGCTTTTAGAGAAGACTTTGCAAGAATCATTTGCATTCTCGATTGTCTCTAATGTTACTGCGCGTCCTTATAACACGAAAAATCAAGCTTTAGATCTGCTTTCTAAGCAATTAATTTCGCCCGTGCTTTATAAGCAATCCATTAGAGAAAATGATTCTGCAGTAGATCTCTTTATCGAGTGTGGAGGAAATGTTCTTAAAGGCTTAAACAAACGCTTAACGCAAAAAGAAACACTTTCTTTGCAAACTTATGATGAAATCCAAAATTTCTTACAAAAGGATTAA